One window of the Anaeromyxobacter dehalogenans 2CP-C genome contains the following:
- a CDS encoding RecQ family ATP-dependent DNA helicase: protein MSSDADSRAPGLREVEDEVRDLARAAEVDAPADPAARRRCAERLDALRDRWREAPALFGPDTVERLRAVAIALARAPAAAPPAPGAARALLQEVFGHAAFRPGQQEIVDAVVAGRDCIGVMPTGAGKSLTYQIPARLLGGTTLVVSPLIALMKDQVDAMARVGLRAAFLNSTLSPEERRERVRALRRGDLELLYAAPEGLEASVGDALEGTALSLIAVDEAHCISHWGHDFRPAYRNLAGLKARFRAPVLALTATATREVVRDIAGQLGMADPLVIRGSFLRRNLRISAVKKGEGVRTRDALLRLVRARRGQSGIVYALSRRSVEETAELLRDHGVRAGAYHAGLDPDVRARVQDEFQSGALEVVVATVAFGMGIDKPDIRFVIHRDLPRSVEAYYQEIGRAGRDGAQSDCVLFYSWADVMSWDRLLDDAEPEVAEVQRRMARSMFRLADEEGCRHERLVGWFGERIDPCGDACDRCTGEDVLASAPAVPRGARERRGGERGRRDGGGRGRARAEPVEAAEADVELFEALRAWRAAEAKERGVPAYVVFSDATLAEIALQRPAGEDALLDVKGVGPRKLEEFGAALLALVRAHRS from the coding sequence TTGAGCAGCGACGCCGACAGCCGCGCCCCCGGGCTCCGGGAGGTGGAGGACGAGGTCCGGGATCTCGCCCGCGCGGCCGAGGTGGACGCGCCGGCGGATCCGGCGGCGCGCCGGCGCTGCGCGGAGCGGCTGGACGCGCTGCGGGACCGGTGGCGCGAGGCGCCGGCGCTGTTCGGGCCGGACACGGTGGAGCGGCTGCGCGCGGTGGCGATCGCGCTGGCCCGCGCCCCGGCGGCCGCGCCGCCCGCGCCCGGGGCGGCGCGCGCGCTGCTGCAGGAGGTGTTCGGCCACGCCGCGTTCCGCCCGGGCCAGCAGGAGATCGTGGACGCGGTGGTGGCCGGGCGCGACTGCATCGGCGTCATGCCCACCGGCGCCGGCAAGTCGCTCACGTACCAGATCCCGGCGCGGCTGCTGGGCGGGACCACGCTCGTCGTCTCGCCGCTCATCGCGCTCATGAAGGACCAGGTGGACGCGATGGCGCGGGTGGGCCTGCGCGCCGCGTTCCTCAACTCGACGCTCTCGCCGGAGGAGCGGCGCGAGCGGGTCCGGGCGCTCCGGCGCGGCGACCTGGAGCTGCTGTACGCCGCGCCCGAGGGGCTGGAGGCGTCGGTCGGGGACGCGCTGGAGGGCACCGCGCTCTCGCTCATCGCGGTGGACGAGGCGCACTGCATCAGCCACTGGGGTCACGACTTCCGCCCCGCCTACCGCAACCTGGCCGGTCTGAAGGCCCGCTTCCGCGCGCCGGTGCTGGCGCTCACCGCCACCGCCACGCGCGAGGTGGTGCGCGACATCGCCGGCCAGCTCGGCATGGCCGATCCGCTGGTGATCCGCGGCTCGTTCCTGCGCCGCAACCTGCGCATCTCGGCGGTGAAGAAGGGCGAGGGCGTGCGCACCCGCGACGCGCTGCTGCGCCTGGTGCGCGCGCGCCGCGGGCAGAGCGGGATCGTGTACGCGCTCTCGCGGCGCTCGGTGGAGGAGACCGCCGAGCTGCTCCGCGACCACGGCGTGCGCGCCGGCGCGTACCACGCCGGCCTCGACCCGGACGTGCGCGCGCGGGTGCAGGACGAGTTCCAGTCCGGCGCGCTCGAGGTGGTGGTGGCCACCGTGGCGTTCGGCATGGGGATCGACAAGCCGGACATCCGCTTCGTCATCCACCGGGACCTGCCGCGCTCGGTCGAGGCCTACTACCAGGAGATCGGCCGCGCCGGCCGCGACGGCGCGCAGAGCGACTGCGTGCTCTTCTACTCGTGGGCCGACGTGATGAGCTGGGACCGGCTCCTCGACGACGCCGAGCCGGAGGTCGCCGAGGTGCAGCGGCGCATGGCGCGCTCCATGTTCCGGCTGGCCGACGAGGAGGGCTGCCGGCACGAGCGGCTGGTGGGCTGGTTCGGGGAGCGCATCGACCCCTGCGGCGACGCCTGCGACCGGTGCACCGGCGAGGACGTGCTCGCCTCGGCGCCGGCGGTGCCGCGCGGCGCCCGGGAGCGGCGCGGCGGCGAGCGCGGGCGCCGCGACGGCGGGGGACGCGGGCGGGCGCGCGCCGAGCCGGTCGAGGCCGCCGAGGCGGACGTGGAGCTGTTCGAGGCGCTCCGCGCCTGGCGGGCGGCGGAGGCGAAGGAGCGCGGCGTCCCCGCCTACGTGGTGTTCTCCGACGCGACGCTGGCGGAGATCGCGCTCCAGCGCCCGGCCGGCGAGGACGCGCTCCTCGACGTGAAGGGCGTGGGGCCGCGCAAGCTGGAGGAGTTCGGCGCCGCGCTGCTCGCGCTGGTGCGCGCCCACCGCTCATAG